Proteins from one Setaria italica strain Yugu1 chromosome V, Setaria_italica_v2.0, whole genome shotgun sequence genomic window:
- the LOC101786358 gene encoding protein RICE SALT SENSITIVE 3 isoform X1, translated as MVGSGAAGGGGDHARSKEAAGMMALHEALRNVCLSSDWTYSVFWTIRPRPRCRGGNGCKVGDDNGSLMLMWEDGFCRPRVAECLEDIDGEDPVRKAFIKMSIQLYNYGEGLMGKVASDKCHKWVFKEPSECEPNISNYWQSSFDALPPEWTDQFASGIQTIAVIQAGHGLLQLGSCKIIPEDLHFVLRMRHMFESLGYQSGFFLSQLFSSSRGASPTPPFPLKQPAPAAARPPPQLFNWPGHQPPQLPPAAGASPLFPPGPAAAFHPSAARPMPPFPGGKQDEGHMFHLPPAHHGGGKPPHMDEQHQQQAMGPGGGEAPDGDLRWPNGLSFFTALTGRADDAKLLFGGPGGGGGGADEEKAAPDAAQGGAENVEEYLSLESHSNKARRVESAAQSTKFKRSFTLPARMSSPASTSPSVSASTAPPPPQQQQQGMEYRGPHEGGVYSDLMETFLE; from the exons ATGGTGGGCTCGGGCGCGGCTGGGGGCGGCGGGGATCACGCGCGGAGCAAAGAGGCCGCGGGGATGATGGCGCTCCACGAGGCCCTCCGCAACGTCTGCCTCAGCTCGGACTGGACGTACTCCGTCTTCTGGACCATCCGTCCCCGCCC GCGGTGCCGCGGCGGCAACGGGTGCAAGGTCGGCGACGACAACGGCAGCCT GATGCTGATGTGGGAGGACGGGTTCTGCCGGCCGCGGGTGGCGGAGTGCCTGGAGGACATCGACGGCGAGGACCCGGTGCGGAAGGCCTTCATCAAGATGTCCATCCAGCTCTACAACTACGGAGAAGG GCTGATGGGAAAGGTGGCCTCTGATAAATGTCACAAATGGGTCTTCAAGGAACCTTCTGAATGCGAGCCCAACATCTCCAACTACTGGCAGAGCTCTTTCGACGCA ctTCCTCCCGAATGGACCGATCAGTTCGCATCAGGCATCCAG ACCATAGCTGTGATCCAAGCGGGGCATGGCCTCCTGCAGCTGGGTTCTTGCAAGATT ATACCCGAGGACCTGCACTTCGTGCTGCGGATGCGACACATGTTCGAGTCGCTGGGCTACCAGTCGGGCTTCTTCCTCTCCCagctcttctcctcctcgcggggggcctcgccgacgccgccgttcCCGCTCAAGCAGCCGGCGCCGGCTGCCGCGCGCCCCCCGCCGCAGCTCTTCAACTGGCCGGGCCACCAGCCGCCGCAGCTCCCGCCGGCCGCGGGCGCGTCGCCGCTCTTCCCGCCAGGCCCCGCGGCCGCGTTCCACCCGTCGGCCGCGCGCCCGATGCCGCCGTTCCCTGGCGGCAAGCAGGACGAGGGCCACATGTTCCACCTCCCGCCAGCGCACCATGGCGGCGGCAAGCCGCCGCACATGGAcgagcagcaccagcagcaggcgatggggccgggcggcggggaggctcCCGACGGCGACCTCCGGTGGCCTAACGGGCTGTCCTTCTTCACCGCCCTCACCGGGCGCGCGGACGACGCGAAGCTGCTGTTCGGCGGCcccggtggaggcggaggcggcgcggacgAGGAGAAGGCAGCGCCGGACGCCGCACAGGGCGGGGCCGAGAACGTGGAGGAGTACCTCAGCCTGGAGAGCCACTCGAACAAGGCGAGGAGGGTGGAGAGCGCCGCCCAGAGCACCAAGTTCAAGAGGAGCTTCACGTTGCCCGCGCGGATGagctcgccggcgtcgacgtCCCCGTCCGTGTCGGCCTCcacggcaccgccgccgccgcagcagcagcagcaagggaTGGAGTACCGAGGCCCGCACGAGGGCGGCGTCTACTCGGACCTGATGGAGACGTTCTTGGAGTAG
- the LOC101786358 gene encoding protein RICE SALT SENSITIVE 3 isoform X2, whose translation MLRYAHSQMLHSSACQQQQFLRFERIGKTCSLKRGARGIVRHACHDVTLSLRACVFRLMGKVASDKCHKWVFKEPSECEPNISNYWQSSFDALPPEWTDQFASGIQTIAVIQAGHGLLQLGSCKIIPEDLHFVLRMRHMFESLGYQSGFFLSQLFSSSRGASPTPPFPLKQPAPAAARPPPQLFNWPGHQPPQLPPAAGASPLFPPGPAAAFHPSAARPMPPFPGGKQDEGHMFHLPPAHHGGGKPPHMDEQHQQQAMGPGGGEAPDGDLRWPNGLSFFTALTGRADDAKLLFGGPGGGGGGADEEKAAPDAAQGGAENVEEYLSLESHSNKARRVESAAQSTKFKRSFTLPARMSSPASTSPSVSASTAPPPPQQQQQGMEYRGPHEGGVYSDLMETFLE comes from the exons ATGCTACGCTACGCTCACAGCCAGATGCTACACAGCAGCGCTTGTCAGCAGCAGCAATTTCTTCGGTTTGAGAGGATTGGTAAAACTTGTAGTTTAAAGAGAGGAGCGAGAGGCATCGTCAGACATGCGTGTCACGACGTTACCTTGTCTCTGCGTGCCTGTGTGTTTCG GCTGATGGGAAAGGTGGCCTCTGATAAATGTCACAAATGGGTCTTCAAGGAACCTTCTGAATGCGAGCCCAACATCTCCAACTACTGGCAGAGCTCTTTCGACGCA ctTCCTCCCGAATGGACCGATCAGTTCGCATCAGGCATCCAG ACCATAGCTGTGATCCAAGCGGGGCATGGCCTCCTGCAGCTGGGTTCTTGCAAGATT ATACCCGAGGACCTGCACTTCGTGCTGCGGATGCGACACATGTTCGAGTCGCTGGGCTACCAGTCGGGCTTCTTCCTCTCCCagctcttctcctcctcgcggggggcctcgccgacgccgccgttcCCGCTCAAGCAGCCGGCGCCGGCTGCCGCGCGCCCCCCGCCGCAGCTCTTCAACTGGCCGGGCCACCAGCCGCCGCAGCTCCCGCCGGCCGCGGGCGCGTCGCCGCTCTTCCCGCCAGGCCCCGCGGCCGCGTTCCACCCGTCGGCCGCGCGCCCGATGCCGCCGTTCCCTGGCGGCAAGCAGGACGAGGGCCACATGTTCCACCTCCCGCCAGCGCACCATGGCGGCGGCAAGCCGCCGCACATGGAcgagcagcaccagcagcaggcgatggggccgggcggcggggaggctcCCGACGGCGACCTCCGGTGGCCTAACGGGCTGTCCTTCTTCACCGCCCTCACCGGGCGCGCGGACGACGCGAAGCTGCTGTTCGGCGGCcccggtggaggcggaggcggcgcggacgAGGAGAAGGCAGCGCCGGACGCCGCACAGGGCGGGGCCGAGAACGTGGAGGAGTACCTCAGCCTGGAGAGCCACTCGAACAAGGCGAGGAGGGTGGAGAGCGCCGCCCAGAGCACCAAGTTCAAGAGGAGCTTCACGTTGCCCGCGCGGATGagctcgccggcgtcgacgtCCCCGTCCGTGTCGGCCTCcacggcaccgccgccgccgcagcagcagcagcaagggaTGGAGTACCGAGGCCCGCACGAGGGCGGCGTCTACTCGGACCTGATGGAGACGTTCTTGGAGTAG